Proteins encoded within one genomic window of Thermococcus celer Vu 13 = JCM 8558:
- a CDS encoding 50S ribosomal protein L18 produces the protein MAHGPRYRVPFRRRREGKTNYHKRLALLKSGKPRLVVRKTLNHHVAQIVLYDPKGDRTVVSAHTRELMRDFGWKGHGGNTPSAYLLGLLIGYKARKAGIEEAILDIGLHPPTKGSSIFAVLKGAVDAGLNVPHDEEIYPEDYRINGEHIANYAKSLKEEDEELYRKQFSGYLVKGLEPEKLPEHFDEVKARIIEKFEEARE, from the coding sequence ATGGCTCACGGACCGAGGTATAGGGTTCCGTTCAGAAGGAGGAGAGAGGGCAAGACTAACTATCACAAGAGGCTCGCCCTCCTCAAGTCTGGAAAGCCCAGGCTTGTCGTGAGGAAGACCCTCAACCACCACGTGGCTCAGATAGTCCTGTACGATCCGAAGGGTGACAGGACGGTGGTTTCCGCCCACACCAGGGAGCTCATGAGGGACTTCGGCTGGAAGGGACACGGTGGCAACACGCCGTCCGCCTACCTGCTTGGTCTCCTCATCGGTTACAAGGCCAGGAAGGCCGGTATCGAGGAGGCCATCCTTGACATAGGCCTTCACCCGCCCACGAAGGGTTCCAGCATATTCGCCGTTCTCAAGGGAGCGGTCGATGCGGGACTCAACGTCCCCCATGACGAGGAGATCTACCCCGAGGACTACAGGATAAACGGCGAGCACATAGCCAACTACGCCAAATCCCTTAAGGAGGAGGACGAGGAGCTCTACAGGAAGCAGTTCTCGGGCTACCTCGTCAAGGGCCTCGAGCCGGAGAAGCTCCCGGAGCACTTTGATGAGGTCAAGGCGAGGATAATCGAGAAGTTTGAGGAGGCGAGAGAATGA
- a CDS encoding 50S ribosomal protein L19e has protein sequence MLKMQRRIAADLLKCGENRVWIDPERIDDVATAITREDIRRLIHDGVIRKKPLKGQSRARARAYQEARKKGRHRGPGSRKGKKTARMGKKERWMATIRALRRELRKLKAEGKLDEHTYRRLYIRAKGGQFKNKRQLYLFMQEHGILKE, from the coding sequence ATGCTTAAGATGCAGAGGAGAATTGCCGCTGATTTGTTGAAGTGCGGTGAGAACAGGGTCTGGATAGACCCGGAGAGGATCGATGACGTGGCCACCGCCATCACCAGGGAGGACATCAGGAGGCTCATCCACGACGGCGTCATCAGGAAGAAGCCCCTCAAAGGCCAGAGCAGGGCCCGTGCCAGGGCCTACCAGGAAGCCAGAAAGAAAGGCCGCCACAGGGGCCCGGGAAGCAGGAAGGGCAAGAAGACCGCCAGGATGGGCAAGAAGGAGCGCTGGATGGCGACCATACGTGCTTTGAGGAGAGAACTCAGGAAGCTCAAGGCAGAGGGCAAGCTCGATGAGCACACCTACCGGAGGCTCTACATAAGGGCCAAGGGTGGTCAGTTCAAGAACAAGAGGCAGCTCTACCTGTTCATGCAGGAGCACGGGATACTGAAGGAGTGA
- a CDS encoding 50S ribosomal protein L32e, with product MNEKARLLRVRARIKGKKPRFLRQEWWRYPKFRNDPKWRRPKGIDSKMRLKKKGKARSPSIGWGSPRLVRGLHPSGYEEVLVHNVKELETIDPSRQAARIARTVGARKREAILARARELGVKVLNAR from the coding sequence ATGAACGAGAAGGCGAGACTCCTTAGGGTAAGGGCCAGGATCAAGGGGAAGAAGCCCCGTTTCCTCAGGCAGGAGTGGTGGCGCTATCCGAAGTTCAGGAACGATCCCAAGTGGCGCAGGCCGAAGGGAATCGACAGCAAGATGAGGCTCAAGAAGAAGGGCAAGGCCAGGTCACCGAGCATAGGCTGGGGCTCACCGAGGCTCGTTAGGGGACTCCACCCGAGCGGGTACGAGGAGGTTCTCGTTCACAACGTTAAGGAGCTCGAGACCATCGACCCGAGCAGGCAGGCGGCGAGGATAGCGAGAACCGTCGGCGCCAGGAAGAGGGAGGCCATACTCGCCAGGGCCCGGGAACTGGGTGTGAAGGTTCTTAACGCGAGGTGA
- a CDS encoding 50S ribosomal protein L6 — MPIDAWVREEVEIPEGVEVTVEENTVRVKGPKGKLERQFKYPGVRIFTEDGKVVVFKEFPRKRDVAIARTFKAHIANMLKGVTEGFTYKLKVVYSHFPMTIKVQGDEVVIENFLGEKNPRRARILPGVNVKVMGQEIIVEGIDKEAVGQTAANIEQATRITKWDRRVFQDGVYIVEKAGKPIKF; from the coding sequence ATGCCGATAGACGCGTGGGTAAGGGAAGAGGTTGAGATCCCCGAGGGCGTTGAGGTCACCGTCGAGGAAAACACCGTCAGGGTCAAGGGCCCGAAGGGGAAGCTTGAGAGGCAGTTCAAGTACCCGGGTGTCCGAATATTCACGGAGGACGGTAAGGTAGTCGTCTTCAAGGAGTTCCCGAGGAAGCGCGACGTGGCGATAGCCAGAACATTCAAGGCCCACATAGCGAACATGCTCAAGGGCGTTACCGAGGGCTTCACGTACAAGCTCAAGGTCGTCTACAGCCACTTCCCGATGACCATCAAGGTTCAGGGTGACGAGGTCGTCATCGAGAACTTCCTCGGTGAGAAGAACCCGAGGAGGGCCAGGATCCTTCCGGGAGTTAACGTCAAGGTCATGGGGCAGGAGATAATCGTCGAGGGCATCGACAAGGAGGCCGTTGGCCAGACCGCCGCCAACATTGAGCAGGCAACGAGGATAACCAAGTGGGACAGGCGCGTCTTCCAGGATGGGGTTTACATCGTGGAGAAGGCTGGCAAGCCGATAAAGTTCTGA
- a CDS encoding 30S ribosomal protein S8, whose translation MTLLDPLANALSHITNSERVGKKEVYLKPASKLMGEVLRVMQENGYIGEFEFIDDGRAGIYRVQLIGKINKAGAIKPRFPVKAREYEAWEKRFLPAFEFGILIVSTSQGVMTHKEAIEKGIGGRLIAYVY comes from the coding sequence ATGACTTTGCTTGACCCACTGGCAAACGCGCTTTCGCATATAACCAACAGCGAGAGGGTCGGAAAGAAGGAGGTCTACCTCAAGCCGGCCTCCAAGCTCATGGGAGAGGTTCTCAGGGTTATGCAGGAGAACGGCTACATCGGCGAGTTCGAGTTCATAGACGACGGAAGGGCGGGCATCTACCGCGTGCAGCTCATAGGAAAGATCAACAAGGCTGGGGCCATAAAGCCGCGCTTCCCCGTCAAGGCCAGGGAGTACGAGGCCTGGGAGAAGAGGTTCCTTCCGGCCTTCGAGTTCGGTATCCTAATCGTCTCGACATCCCAGGGCGTCATGACACACAAAGAGGCCATCGAGAAGGGAATCGGTGGAAGGCTGATAGCCTACGTCTACTGA
- a CDS encoding 30S ribosomal protein S14, with amino-acid sequence MAKADYNKRKPRKFGKGARRCVRCGQYGPVIRVHGLMLCRHCFREIAPKLGFKKYE; translated from the coding sequence ATGGCGAAGGCTGACTACAACAAGAGGAAGCCCAGGAAGTTTGGTAAGGGTGCGAGAAGATGCGTTCGCTGCGGCCAGTACGGGCCGGTGATCAGGGTACACGGCCTTATGCTCTGCAGGCACTGCTTTAGAGAGATAGCCCCCAAGCTGGGCTTTAAGAAGTACGAGTGA
- a CDS encoding 50S ribosomal protein L5, whose product MIDREAILRDWEAHPMRRPRIEKVTINIGVGESGERLTKAEKMLEALVGQKPIRRRAKQTNKDFGIRRGEPIAVKVTLRGKKAEEMLRRLLAAVDNKLKASNFDEHGNFCFGIDEHINIPGVEYDPEIGIFGMDVCVTLGRPGFRVAKRKRGRKKIPNRHKLTKEEGIVFAMEEFKVTVEGS is encoded by the coding sequence ATGATCGACAGAGAGGCCATACTTAGGGACTGGGAAGCTCATCCAATGCGGAGACCCCGGATTGAGAAGGTTACCATAAACATCGGGGTTGGGGAGAGCGGCGAGCGCCTGACCAAGGCGGAGAAGATGCTCGAGGCCCTCGTCGGCCAGAAACCGATAAGGAGGCGCGCGAAGCAGACCAACAAGGACTTTGGAATCAGGCGCGGCGAGCCGATAGCGGTCAAGGTAACCCTCCGTGGCAAGAAGGCGGAGGAGATGCTCAGGAGACTCTTAGCGGCGGTCGACAACAAGCTCAAGGCGAGCAACTTCGACGAGCACGGTAACTTCTGCTTCGGAATAGACGAGCACATCAACATACCGGGCGTCGAGTACGACCCAGAGATAGGTATCTTCGGTATGGACGTCTGCGTTACCCTCGGGAGGCCAGGCTTCCGCGTTGCGAAGAGGAAGAGGGGAAGGAAGAAGATACCGAACAGGCACAAGCTGACCAAGGAAGAGGGTATCGTCTTCGCTATGGAGGAGTTTAAGGTCACCGTGGAGGGATCGTGA
- a CDS encoding 30S ribosomal protein S4e codes for MARKGAKRHLKRLAAPDQWYISRKRYKWAVRPRPGPHSMKTSIPLLYIVRDYLGYAKTAREARKILNEGRILVDGRVRRDYKFPVGIMDVVSIPETGEHYRVLPNRIGKLVLHPISEKEANIKPLRISNKRMVKGAKVQLNLHDGSNHLVTVDDKDNYRTAYTVLMKVPDREVIEILPFDVGAYVFVTRGKNVARKGKIVEVRRFPMGWPDVVTIEDENGELFDTLKEYAFVVGKEKPEISLP; via the coding sequence ATGGCGAGGAAAGGAGCCAAGAGGCACCTTAAGAGGCTTGCCGCTCCCGATCAGTGGTACATCTCAAGGAAGAGGTACAAGTGGGCGGTCAGGCCGAGACCGGGTCCGCACAGCATGAAGACCTCGATACCTCTCCTCTACATAGTCAGGGATTACCTCGGCTACGCCAAGACCGCCCGCGAGGCGAGGAAGATACTCAACGAGGGCAGGATACTCGTGGACGGCAGGGTCAGGAGAGACTACAAGTTCCCGGTTGGAATCATGGACGTCGTCTCGATCCCGGAGACGGGAGAGCACTACAGGGTTCTGCCCAACAGGATCGGCAAGCTGGTACTCCACCCGATAAGCGAGAAGGAGGCCAACATCAAGCCCCTCAGGATAAGCAACAAGCGCATGGTCAAGGGCGCGAAGGTCCAGCTCAACCTCCACGACGGGAGCAACCACCTCGTCACGGTGGACGATAAGGACAATTATAGGACGGCCTACACCGTGCTCATGAAGGTCCCCGACAGGGAGGTCATCGAGATCCTTCCGTTCGACGTGGGTGCCTACGTCTTCGTTACCAGGGGTAAGAACGTTGCCAGGAAAGGTAAGATCGTCGAGGTCAGGAGGTTCCCGATGGGCTGGCCCGACGTCGTTACCATAGAGGACGAGAACGGCGAGCTCTTCGACACGCTGAAGGAGTACGCCTTCGTCGTTGGCAAAGAGAAGCCCGAGATTTCCCTTCCGTGA
- the rplX gene encoding 50S ribosomal protein L24 — protein sequence MELKTRQPKKQRKFLYNAPLHLRGKIMAATLSPELRDKYGVRSLPIREGDKVRVMRGDFKGKEGKVMEVDLKNYRIHVEGVTQKKVDGTEVFYPLHPSNVMITELNLDDEKREKIINRRAG from the coding sequence ATGGAGTTGAAGACGAGACAGCCGAAGAAGCAGAGGAAGTTCCTCTACAACGCTCCCCTTCACCTTAGGGGTAAGATAATGGCCGCCACCCTGAGCCCTGAGCTCAGGGACAAGTACGGCGTTAGGAGCCTTCCTATAAGGGAGGGCGACAAGGTCCGCGTTATGCGCGGCGATTTCAAGGGCAAGGAAGGCAAGGTCATGGAGGTTGACCTCAAGAACTACAGGATACACGTCGAAGGGGTAACCCAGAAGAAGGTCGATGGAACGGAGGTTTTCTACCCCCTCCACCCGTCGAACGTCATGATAACGGAACTCAACCTCGATGACGAGAAGAGGGAGAAGATAATTAATAGGAGGGCTGGCTGA
- a CDS encoding 50S ribosomal protein L14 yields the protein MAKKGAGATRGISPVRPTRALPIGAYLKVADNSGAKVIQIIGVVGYKGTRRRLASAGVGDMVIATVKKGRPDIRHQVVRAVVVRQRKEYRRLDGMRVKFEDNAAAIVTPEGVPRGTEIRGAIAREAAERWVRLGSIASIVL from the coding sequence ATGGCGAAGAAGGGTGCAGGTGCTACGAGAGGTATCAGCCCGGTCAGGCCGACTCGCGCTCTTCCGATAGGGGCTTACCTCAAGGTCGCGGACAACAGCGGCGCCAAGGTAATCCAGATCATAGGCGTCGTGGGCTACAAGGGCACGAGGAGGAGGCTCGCCTCCGCTGGCGTCGGTGACATGGTCATAGCGACCGTCAAGAAGGGAAGGCCGGACATCAGGCACCAGGTCGTCAGGGCCGTCGTCGTCAGGCAGAGGAAGGAGTACAGGAGACTGGACGGCATGCGCGTTAAGTTCGAGGACAACGCCGCCGCGATAGTCACCCCGGAGGGCGTCCCGAGGGGAACCGAGATCAGGGGTGCCATAGCCAGGGAAGCTGCAGAGCGCTGGGTCAGGCTCGGGAGCATAGCGAGCATAGTGTTGTGA
- a CDS encoding 30S ribosomal protein S17 — translation MREIGLKVQPPAEKCDDPHCPWHGHLRIHGRYFEGIVVSDKGKKTVVVERRHYHYLKKYERYELRRSKVHAHNPECIDAKVGDRVLVAETRPISKTKSWVVVAVTKRAGER, via the coding sequence ATGAGAGAGATAGGATTGAAGGTTCAGCCCCCCGCTGAGAAGTGCGACGATCCTCACTGCCCATGGCACGGGCACCTCAGGATACACGGAAGGTACTTCGAGGGAATCGTCGTCAGCGACAAGGGTAAGAAGACCGTCGTGGTTGAGAGACGGCACTACCACTACCTCAAGAAGTACGAGAGGTACGAGCTCAGGAGAAGCAAGGTCCACGCTCACAACCCGGAGTGCATAGACGCGAAGGTCGGTGACAGGGTTCTCGTAGCCGAGACCAGGCCGATAAGCAAGACCAAGAGCTGGGTCGTCGTGGCGGTTACCAAGAGGGCCGGCGAGAGGTGA
- a CDS encoding ribonuclease P protein component 1 produces the protein MRRNGKEGKDRAPGRPQRKGQEVARRPWVFRGLDRNRVNRRNIVWSELIGLKAKIIRASHPELVGIEGYVLDETRNTLTIGGEKVWVVPKDVVCLEFEVDDKRIRINGKELIGRPEMRLKKRWRR, from the coding sequence ATGCGGCGGAACGGTAAAGAAGGGAAGGATCGAGCTCCAGGGAGACCACAGAGAAAGGGTCAAGAAGTTGCTCGGAGACCTTGGGTTTTCCGAGGACTTGATAGAAATCGAGTGAACCGGAGGAACATCGTCTGGAGCGAGCTCATAGGCCTGAAAGCAAAAATTATAAGGGCGTCTCATCCAGAGCTGGTTGGCATCGAGGGCTACGTCCTTGACGAGACGAGGAACACCCTCACCATCGGCGGTGAGAAGGTTTGGGTTGTCCCCAAGGACGTGGTTTGCCTCGAGTTTGAGGTTGACGATAAGAGGATCCGGATCAACGGAAAAGAGCTGATTGGAAGACCCGAGATGAGATTGAAGAAGAGGTGGCGAAGATGA
- the yciH gene encoding stress response translation initiation inhibitor YciH — translation MVPRIVNPLDEMLFKEVLKEQQRIRVYIEKARYGKLKTIIEGIDEKEFDLEDIAKKLKAKLACGGTVKKGRIELQGDHRERVKKLLGDLGFSEDLIEIE, via the coding sequence TTGGTGCCCAGGATCGTTAACCCTCTGGATGAGATGCTCTTTAAGGAAGTGCTGAAGGAACAGCAGAGGATAAGGGTTTACATCGAGAAGGCCCGCTACGGAAAGCTTAAAACCATAATAGAGGGCATAGACGAGAAAGAGTTCGACCTCGAGGATATAGCCAAAAAACTGAAGGCGAAGCTGGCATGCGGCGGAACGGTAAAGAAGGGAAGGATCGAGCTCCAGGGAGACCACAGAGAAAGGGTCAAGAAGTTGCTCGGAGACCTTGGGTTTTCCGAGGACTTGATAGAAATCGAGTGA
- the rpmC gene encoding 50S ribosomal protein L29 translates to MKPSEIREMSIEEIDEKLRELRLELAKERGVLTMGASLENPMVIRNLRRDIARLLTIKKEKLREKR, encoded by the coding sequence ATGAAGCCGAGTGAGATCAGGGAGATGAGCATCGAGGAGATAGATGAGAAGCTCAGGGAGCTGAGACTGGAGCTTGCCAAGGAAAGGGGTGTGCTCACCATGGGGGCCTCCCTCGAGAACCCCATGGTCATCCGGAACCTCAGGCGCGACATAGCGCGCCTGCTGACCATAAAGAAGGAGAAGCTTAGGGAGAAAAGGTGA
- the rpsC gene encoding 30S ribosomal protein S3 — protein MAIERYFIEEGVREMLIDEYLEKELRRAGYSGIDIKKTPLGTKVVIFAASPGYVIGRGGRRIRELTRILERQFGLENPQIEVEEIKNPYLNAKVQAIRLARALERGIHFRRAAYSAIRAIMRNGARGVEIRLSGKLTGERAKSVRFYQGYLAKVGNPAETLVSRGYAQAKLKLGVIGVKVSIMPPDAKLPDEIEIVEKIQEEVSANEAE, from the coding sequence TTGGCGATCGAGAGATACTTCATCGAGGAAGGCGTTAGGGAGATGCTCATCGACGAGTACCTTGAGAAGGAACTGAGGAGAGCAGGTTACAGCGGAATAGACATCAAGAAGACCCCCCTCGGAACCAAGGTCGTCATCTTCGCCGCCAGCCCCGGTTACGTTATAGGAAGGGGCGGAAGGCGCATCAGGGAGCTCACGAGGATCCTTGAGAGGCAGTTCGGCCTTGAGAACCCCCAGATAGAGGTCGAGGAGATCAAGAACCCCTACCTGAACGCCAAGGTTCAGGCGATAAGGCTGGCCCGGGCCCTCGAGAGGGGCATCCACTTCAGGAGGGCCGCCTACAGCGCCATAAGGGCCATCATGAGGAACGGTGCAAGGGGAGTTGAGATCCGCCTCAGCGGAAAGCTCACGGGCGAGAGGGCCAAGAGCGTCCGCTTCTACCAGGGTTACCTCGCCAAGGTTGGGAACCCCGCCGAGACCCTCGTCAGCAGGGGCTACGCCCAGGCCAAGCTCAAACTCGGTGTTATAGGCGTCAAAGTCTCGATCATGCCGCCCGACGCCAAGCTCCCGGATGAGATCGAGATCGTGGAGAAGATCCAGGAAGAGGTGAGCGCGAATGAAGCCGAGTGA
- the rplV gene encoding 50S ribosomal protein L22 — protein sequence MSRGRFSYSFQNFDPDRMARASGRDLRISPKHSVELLREIRGMMLNDALKYLDDVIALRRPVPMKRFNDSQGHKPGRGFGPGRYPVKVARAVKKVLLNAKNNAEGKGLDPDRLRIIHAAAHRGPVLRGYIPRAFGRATPFNEETTHIEIVVEEIRR from the coding sequence ATGAGCAGGGGCAGGTTTTCCTACTCATTCCAAAATTTTGATCCGGACAGGATGGCCCGCGCCAGCGGAAGGGACCTCAGGATCTCGCCCAAGCACAGCGTCGAGCTCCTCAGGGAGATAAGGGGCATGATGCTCAACGACGCCCTCAAGTACCTCGACGACGTCATCGCCCTCAGGAGACCCGTGCCGATGAAGCGCTTCAACGACAGCCAGGGACACAAGCCCGGAAGGGGCTTCGGGCCCGGAAGGTACCCGGTCAAGGTCGCCAGGGCCGTCAAGAAGGTCCTCCTCAACGCCAAGAACAACGCCGAGGGGAAGGGCCTCGACCCTGACAGGCTAAGGATAATCCACGCCGCGGCCCACAGGGGACCGGTTCTCAGGGGATACATCCCGAGGGCCTTCGGTAGGGCCACACCGTTCAACGAGGAGACAACGCATATCGAGATAGTCGTTGAGGAGATTAGGAGGTGA